A DNA window from Hemibagrus wyckioides isolate EC202008001 linkage group LG11, SWU_Hwy_1.0, whole genome shotgun sequence contains the following coding sequences:
- the scinla gene encoding scinderin like a yields the protein MVVHKEFQTAGKEPGLQIWRVENLDLVKVPKQLYSNFYIGDAYILLYTTPAPSHAIHMWLGDECSQDESGAAAIFATQLDDFLGGSPVQFREVQNNESLTFLSYFKSGLKYKQGGVASGFRHVVTNDMDVKRLLQVKGRRVIRATEVPLSWSSFNRGDCFIIDLGKDIYQWCGRDCNRFERMKASQVAIDIRDNERNGRAKLHMVEDDSEPEAVIAALGPKTEIPGGSPDEEVVDGASKKGTLYMVSDAAGSMKTSVVAQSSPFKQAMLSPSECYILDNGTDGKIFLWKGPKASDTERKAAMKAAEQFIIDHNYPKNTMIQLLPAGGETTLFKQFFSNWKDKDQSTGPGKVYTIGKIAKVEQIPFDASSLHSSKAMAAQHGMVDDGSGKVQVWRVEGGDKVPVDASTYGQFYGGDCYLILYSYNQGGKEQHIIYTWQGLKCTQDELGASAFLTVKLDESMGGSPVQVRVTQGQEPPHLMSLFKSKPMIIFLGGTSRKGGQSSTASTRLFHIRQSSTRATRAVEVKPSAEKLNSNDVFVLKTPDSIFLWKGVGATDEEVDAAKHVCSFLGGSSTAVAEGKEPAGFWSALGGKKDYQTSVSLQKTVKPPRLFGCSNKTGRLITEEVPGEFTQVDLATDDVMILDTWHQIFIWIGNDANEVEKNGAHKIATEYVNSDPSGRCGTPISIIKQGQEPSTFTGWFQAWDAQLWYKDPLKCICAKF from the exons ATGGTGGTCCACAAAGAGTTCCAGACTGCAGGGAAAGAGCCAGGCCTGCAGATATGGAGAGTGGAAAATCTGGACCTGGTGAAAGTACCCAAGCAGCTCTATAGCAACTTCTATATCGGAGATGCCTACATTCTCCTCTACACCACTCCTGCTCCATCCCATGCCATCCACATGTGGCTTG GGGATGAGTGTTCCCAGGATGAGAGTGGAGCTGCAGCAATCTTTGCTACCCAATTGGATGACTTCTTGGGTGGGAGTCCAGTTCAATTCCGTGAGGTCCAGAACAACGAGTCCCTCACCTTCCTCAGCTACTTCAAGTCCGGTCTCAAGTATAAG caAGGTGGTGTGGCCTCTGGCTTTCGACACGTGGTGACCAACGATATGGATGTGAAGAGATTACTCCAGGTTAAAGGGCGGAGGGTGATCCGTGCCACTGAGGTTCCTCTGTCATGGAGCAGCTTTAATCGCGGAGACTGCTTTATCATCGACCTGGGCAAG gACATCTATCAGTGGTGTGGCAGGGATTGTAACCGATTTGAGCGTATGAAAGCGTCTCAGGTAGCCATCGACATCCGTGATAACGAGCGTAATGGTCGTGCAAAGTTGCACATGGTTGAGGACGACTCGGAGCCGGAGGCCGTTATTGCT GCTCTTGGACCCAAAACTGAGATCCCAGGAGGAAGTCCTGATGAGGAGGTTGTTGACGGAGCCAGCAAGAAGGGCACTCTTTACATG gTTTCTGATGCTGCAGGCTCCATGAAGACTTCTGTGGTGGCTCAGAGCAGCCCATTCAAACAGGCGATGCTTTCTCCCAGTGAATGCTACATCCTTGACAATGGGACTGATGGCAAAATCTTCTTGTGGAAAG GTCCCAAAGCCAGTGACACTGAACGTAAGGCAGCCATGAAAGCTGCAGAGCAATTTATCATAGACCATAACTACCCTAAAAACACAATG ATCCAGTTGTTGCCTGCAGGCGGTGAGACCACCCTGTTTAAACAGTTCTTCAGCAACTGGAAGGATAAAGATCAGAGCACTGGCCCTGGGAAGGTATACACTATTGGGAAAATTGCCAAAGTGGAGCAGATCCCCTTTGATGCATCCAGCCTGCACTCTAGCAAAGCCATGGCTGCTCAACACGGCATGGTGGACGACGGCTCGGGCAAAGTGCAG GTGTGGCGAGTTGAAGGTGGGGATAAAGTTCCTGTGGACGCATCCACCTACGGTCAATTCTATGGAGGTGACTGCTATCTGATCCTTTACAGCTACAATCAGGGAGGCAAAGAGCAGCATATCATCTATACTTG GCAAGGACTGAAGTGCACACAGGATGAGTTGGGGGCCTCTGCCTTTTTAACAGTCAAATTGGATGAGTCCATGGGAGGATCTCCTGTGCAG GTTCGTGTCACTCAAGGCCAGGAGCCACCCCATTTGATGAGCCTGTTTAAAAGCAAACCGATGATCATCTTCTTGGGCGGGACTTCACGAAAAGGCGGGCAGAGCAGTACAGCAAGCACACGTCTCTTCCACATCCGCCAGAGCTCCACCCGTGCTACACGTGCTGTTGAA GTGAAGCCCTCTGCTGAAAAGCTGAACTCCAATGATGTGTTTGTACTGAAGACTCCAGACTCCATATTTCTGTGGAAAGGAGTTGGGGCCACAGATGAGGAGGTAGATGCTGCCAAACATGTCTGCAGCTTCCTGGGTGGCAGTTCTACTGCAGTGGCAGAGGGGAAGGAACCAG ctgGATTCTGGTCTGCTCTTGGTGGGAAGAAGGACTATCAGACCTCGGTCAGTCTGCAGAAGACAGTTAAACCACCTCGTCTGTTTGGCTGCTCTAACAAAACCGGCCGTCTCATA ACAGAGGAAGTGCCAGGAGAGTTCACTCAGGTTGATTTGGCCACAGATGATGTCATGATTCTGGACACCTGGCACCAG atcTTTATCTGGATTGGTAATGATGCCAACGAAGTGGAGAAGAATGGAGCACATAAAATAG CTACTGAATATGTGAACTCAGACCCGTCTGGCCGTTGTGGCACTCCAATCAGCATCATAAAGCAAGGCCAGGAGCCATCCACTTTCACTGGCTGGTTCCAGGCCTGGGATGCTCAACTGTGGTATAAAGACCCTCTGAAATGTATCTGTGCCAAATTCtga
- the dr1 gene encoding protein Dr1 isoform X2, with amino-acid sequence MASSSGNDDDLTIPRAAINKMIKETLPNVRVANDARELVVNCCTEFIHLVSSEANEICNKSEKKTISPEHVINGLRYRSHTSFTETDRHRDHASFAGTAKPLLLYWDGEVCQKAAMIPRCFTVSFLTRQPFIYMSFEGSVNHHVARLPTYTNDPLDEIE; translated from the exons ATGGCTTCCTCGTCCGGAAACGACGACGACCTCACCATCCCGAGGGCGGCCATCAACAAGATGATTAAAGAAACGCTTCCCAACGTGCGAGTGGCCAACGACGCCCGGGAGCTGGTGGTGAACTGCTGCACCGAGTTCATCCACCTCGTCTCCTCTGAGGCCAATGAGATCTGCAACAAGTCCGAGAAGAAAACCATCTCCCCGGAGCATGTCATCAACG GACTgaggtacagaagccacacctccttcactgagacggACAGGCATAGGGACCACGCCTCGTTTGCTGGGACTGCCAAGCCActcctcctttactgggacGGAGAGGTGTGCCAAAAAGCTGCCATGATTCCTCGCTGTTTTACAGTCAGTTTTCTAACAAGACAGCCTTTTATATATATGAGCTTTGAGGGCAGTGTGAATCACCATGTTGCTAGGTTACCGACATACACTAATGACCCATTAGATGAAATAGAATAA
- the dr1 gene encoding protein Dr1 isoform X1 has protein sequence MASSSGNDDDLTIPRAAINKMIKETLPNVRVANDARELVVNCCTEFIHLVSSEANEICNKSEKKTISPEHVINALESLGFGSYIAEVKDVLQECKTVALKRRKASSRLENLGIPEEELLRQQQELFAKARQQQAELAQQEWLQMQQAAQQAQLAAAAASATAAQHARSSQEDDEEDDM, from the exons ATGGCTTCCTCGTCCGGAAACGACGACGACCTCACCATCCCGAGGGCGGCCATCAACAAGATGATTAAAGAAACGCTTCCCAACGTGCGAGTGGCCAACGACGCCCGGGAGCTGGTGGTGAACTGCTGCACCGAGTTCATCCACCTCGTCTCCTCTGAGGCCAATGAGATCTGCAACAAGTCCGAGAAGAAAACCATCTCCCCGGAGCATGTCATCAACG CACTTGAAAGTCTCGGTTTTGGATCCTACATAGCGGAAGTGAAGGACGTTTTGCAGGAATGTAAGACAGTCGCGCTGAAGCGGAGAAAGGCCAGTTCACGTCTGGAAAATCTCGGCATCCCAGAAGAGGAGCTTCTCCGCCAGCAGCAGGAGTTATTCGCCAAG GCACGGCAGCAGCAGGCTGAGCTCGCCCAGCAGGAGTGGCTGCAGATGCAACAGGCGGCACAGCAGGCTCagttagcagcagcagcagcttcagCCACCGCAGCTCAACATGCCCGGTCCTCCcaggaagatgatgaagaggatgacATGTga